GCTCCTGATGCTGAGGCCTACACTGTCTTCGCTGACTTGTTCGACCCAATCATTGAGGATTACCATGGTGGTTTCAAGAAGACCGATAAACATCCACCAAAGGACTTTGGTGATGTAAGCACTTTCGGAAATTTGGATCCCAACAATGAATTCGTTATTTCCACCCGTGTGCGTTGCGGTCGCTCCCTTGAAGGCTATCCATTCAACCCATGTCTCACCGAAGCCCAGTACAAGGAAATGGAAGAGAAAGTTTCATCTACTTTGTCTGGTTTGGAAGGCGAATTGAAGGGCAAATTCTACCCATTGACCGGCATGGAGAAATCAGTTCAACAGCAATTGATTGATGATCACTTCTTGTTCAAGGAAGGTGATCGTTTCTTGCAAGCCGCCAATGCTTGCCGTTATTGGCCATCTGGACGTGGTATCTACCACAACGACAACAAGACTTTCCTGGTGTGGTGCAATGAGGAAGATCATTTGCGTATCATTTCCATGCAAATGGGCGGTGATTTGGGTGAAGTTTTCCGTCGTCTAACAAACGCCGTAAATGAAATTGAGAAGCGTATTCCATTCAGCCATGATGACCGTTTGGGCTTCTTGACATTCTGCCCCACCAATTTGGGTACCACCATCCGTGCGTCTGTGCACATTAAATTGCCTAAATTGGCTGCCAACCTTGCTAAATTGGAAGAAGTTGCTGGCAAATATAACTTGCAGGTACGCGGTACTCGTGGTGAACACACTGAAGCTGAGGGTGGTATCTATGATATCTCCAACAAACGCCGTATGGGTCTGACCGAATACCAGGCCGTCAAGGAAATGTACGATGGCATCACTGAACTCATCAAGATCGAAAAGAGCATGTAAATTGCTACAATTTAAGTGTAGCGAACGTTTATTTGTAGTCAAGCAAAgcaggtgttgtgaagtttagTATGTGCTAAGTGAAAGAGGGTGCAACAGTGACAGGTCCCGGCATTTTCAATAGATCCTATTGGGAAGCTGTCTTTGCTGCGTTCATATGAAATGCCTTCCTGGAGAAGAACAACAACACCATCTACAACACTGCTACCACCAATACAACCTAACAATGAAAACACTTATCCTTAAAAAAGAAGACGTCAAATGTTTGGACTTTTTgtgaaactgaaaataaaacacaaataatttataattttaagtcttaagtttataaaaaaaaatttaaaataaaacttaaaacaaaaccaaaatatgGAATgactttgtatataaaaaaaacgggATTTGTGCAAAGGCCTCTCTATATTAGATTAATTGTGCTTTGTCaatagtagtaaattttactttCATATGTCTACGTTTAAAGGAAATTTTGGGTGAACAGAAAAATTGTATACGTTCTTTGCGGTTATACAAACAATTGCACATTAGACGAAAAATTTCAATGTGGAACATTCATTATGATTTGTTAAAGACATGCTGAAAAAAATCAGACACCTTAACGTCCCGCATTAAACCCCTTTCGTGTCTTATGTAGTTGTTACAGGTGTCACTTTAATTTGAGCGCTAACGATTCTAAATGGCAGAAAATATAGGATAGAATATCAAAGTTGGTTGGTATGTGAATGCTATATattgatttgaaaattgaaagtaTATAGCGAAATGTTAttaatgaatatatacataaaattatataaaaattagcaaTTGTGCTATCCATTCCtattaaaatttaacataatttttttctccagTTCTGGACTTTTCCGAATTAACctgcatataaacatattttcaatacatgaaacattttttgtttataattttatttattttgcagagAACGGAAATTAtggcagagaacgtttatctgTGATTGTAGATGTTCTCTGTCATGTGTTTCGTTTTTATAATGTGGCACCACTATGAACCACATTTTTCTGAAATGCATCTCTGcgattataatttttctttccgATATTTCGATAAACGTTCTTCTGGTATTCTGATATTCTGCCCCTTTGCTATTTCGACTGTGCTAGCACGTGTTGGTTGTAGTTCCACGTTTATTTTCATATAGCTTTtctataattaattgaaatataagTGATTAAAATAATGGCTACAAATGAGCAATTGATATCCGCACTCGTGCTAGAGTATTTAAAGAAAAGAGATAAGAATTTAGCTAAAGTGTTTCAACAGAAAACAAATGCGGTATGTATTTGGTACAGTACTTTTTATCGTAGGACGGTTTTTAAGTAAAGCTGAATTATTTTCAGGGCACTGTCGGTAAAGGTTTTCCAAAGTTGGAGCAAATAATTGAAAGCTATCAACAAAGTAACAAGAAGAAGGTGCCCGTGATCAAATCGATTGCAGGCGACTCGAGTGATGAGGAAAGTTCTTCAGAAGAAGAAACAGCAACACCACAGACTAAAAAATCCAACGTTGCTTTAACCAATGGAAAGGCTGTTGCATCGAAAGGTAAAGCGAAAGAATCCAGCTCCGATGATAGTTCCGAAGAAGAAGCTGCTCCAGTAGTTAAAAAACCAGAATCGAAAGCAAAGAAGGATGAATCTTCAAGTGAAGACAGTTCTGACGACGACGAGAAACCCGcagtaaaaaataatgtaagcAAACCGGTGACACAACAGTCGAAAGaggtaaaaaaattgtaatttggaATTAGTATGTGATTTTTATGGCTTTACTTTACAGAGTTCTTCTAGTGAAGATAGTTCTGATGACGAACCACAAGTCAAAGCACCTGCCAAACCTGTTGCCACCAATAAAGTGCAACAGAAACAAAAGCAAGAATCAAGCAGTGAAGAATCTGATAGTGAAGAAGAAACTAAACCATCAAAAACACCTGTAgttaaaaatgttgcaaagaAAGATGACACTGAAGACAGTTCGGATGACAGTGATAGTGAAGAAGAAAAGGCTAAACCCGCACAGAAGCCGGTACCTGCAAAAGCTGTTGCCGCACAGAAAAAAGATGACTCTGACAGCTCCTCCGAGGAAAGTGAAGAAGATGGTAAACCCACCAAGGTTGTCCCTGCTAAAGCCAAGGCAGGTGTTAAAGCAGCAAGTTCTTCTGACTCAGATTCGGACAGTGAAGAGGAAAAACCTAAAGTTGCCGCTGCAAAGAAGACCGTAGTTAAAGCTGCGGTTACAAAGAAAGCTGACTCATCTAGTGAGGACAGCTCCGACGAAGATTCCAAACCAGCTGCCAAGAAGGTAGCAGCAAAGAAGGAATCCAGTTCAGAAGACAGCTCCAGTGATGAAGAAACTCCCGCTGTTTTACCGGCTGTAAAAAAGAATGTTGTCCCGGCCAAAACTAAAAAAGATTCAAGTAGTTCCGAAGACAGTTCATCCGATGATGAAGAGCCTCCAGCCAAGAAAGCAGCACCTGCAAAAGCTGCTGCACCAACTAAAAAGAAAGATTCTAGCTCTGACGATTCATCCTCTGATGATGAACcaccagcaaaaaaaaaagctgTAGGGGCTGTTAAGGCTGTCGCTGTAAGCAAAAAAGCTGAATCATCCAGTGATGACAGTGATTCTGATGACAGCGAAGATGAGAAAGCGAAGCCTAAGCCAAAAGTTTTAGCACCAGCAAAGGCACAAAAGAAAGAGGAAAGCAGCTCtgacgatgacgatgacgaCGAGGACGAGGACGAAGAAGAGAAGCCCAAACCAAAAGTTGGAGAAAAGCGAAAATTTGATGATTCTGCTGCTGGGAAAAATCAgtctaacaataaatataataatttcgttAAAAGCGGCGAAGGCAAGGtacgtaaaaaaatttaaattaattgaacaTAAGTTAGTTAAAGTTACCAACAAAAATGATAACCTTGATTTAAGGAaggaaaatgtatgtatgtcattaaGTTCCAAACCTCGGCAGAAAATCTGTTTTTAGAATAGAATATAAAGTATTCAATATTAGCAaagctatttaaattatattaaaaaattgtagctgctttttaatacatatcatttaaaatttctaaagcCACAACCAAAAGGTTTTGCCTCTACACCAAATTTTAATGGTAACGCAAAGTTTAATGATCAAAGAAAATCGAATGGTGAAGTGAGGAAAAATACGCCCTTTAGAAGAGTGCGTGAAGAGGAGGTAGAAATAGACGAACGCGTAAAAGATATGTCATTCGAAGCCAAGGTAAGTGCCTCAAATGGTGTTTATTAAGTGGGTGAAATGTAGGACGAAATTGTTACAATATGTCAATATCGCAGCTGAAAATGGAAttcacaaattattaaatttatgtttgaGGCACTTACTTACTTGTAACGGATTTATGCCTTAGGCATAATGCTCTTAATGCTTTTTCTAAATATCTACACTTTTCGAATGGTCTTATCACAAACtctatgaatttttcaaaaaatggaaaacaatgTATTCcattttatgaaaacaattttcataaggTGTTAGTGACAAAGCCGGTTATTATTTCGAACATCTGTTCTACAATAAgtaattttgatttgaaatttttcaaaaaaaaataatttgtgtttcCTTTTTCATGTGCTGTTACCCTAACTATTGCCAACCGATTCACAAAACAATTATGTGATCATATTAGAGTGAAGGTGGAGACTTTAATAACAGAAGAGGCGGCGGCGGTGGCTTTGGCGGTCGTGGAGGCGGCAGAGGAGGTAGAGGTGGTGGTGCCGGCGGTGACGGAAATGGCGGCTTCCAAAAGTTTGGAGATAGAAAATCATTTGGTGGCTTTGAAAACGGCGGTGGCGGACGTGGACGTGGTGGTCGAGGCGGCGGTGGTGATCGTGGTCGCGGTGGATTCGGAGGTGGTGACCGTGGTCGCGGTGGATTTGGTGGCGGCGATCGTGGTCGTGGTGGATTTGGTGGCGGTGATCGCGGTCGTGGTGGTTTTGGTGGACGTGGCCGTGGATTTGGGCGCGGAAACTTCGGTGGAGCGAATAAACCCTTTAATAAATCATTCGATTCATCAGGGTCTAACAAAAAGATCACCTTTGATGATTAGACTATGATAACgagtgcaaaatattttagaaacacACAACATAACAATTTCGTTTACATTTCACCGACTATTTTAAATACGCTTGTGTTATTTGTGTGTTGTGATGATTAcgaaaatcttaattttattgctttacaGAGGAATGCATCTGGTTCGTGGGGTGACCGAGCGAACAAAGATTTGAAATATACACGTGGAAAGTCATTTAAACATGAAAAAACCAAGAAGAAGCGTGGAAGTTATCGTGGGGGTCAAATTGACATGGGTGTTAactcaattaaatttgattaacaattttaaaattcgctCTATATATAAATTGCATTAGTATCAATCCTAATTAATGTAAAAGATTAAGATATGTAGTTATAGTGTAGTTTAAGTAATCTGAATACATCTgcattgtatataattttacaatatgtatgtatgtttccgatgtgagaactaaatattcttgaaacaaaagaaataaagtcATAAACATCCTTTTTCACTAATGTGTATGAAtggtatttataaaactaatattaaataacaattggagttttaaaatttataaagaagatttttaaGGTTCCAAATGCATTCTATACAAATATGAGTGTATATGTGAACTTGGAAGGTAAATAatcgtacatatttattttagcaaaaaacaaaagtagaGATAGGTTTTGTTGTCATGGAGTAATGGATACGCCTAATTTAGTCGACTGAACCGTTTGAACGTGTCGCACATTTACTGAAACCATAGCAATCATCACTTGACTAGGAACGATAGGATGTAGACTGAAATGTATGccaacaaaaaaatcattagTTCACCCTTATATGGTTGACTACCCTATAAgaaatacttatgtacttatgaGGCAgcgtaatataaaaaaatgataatttttacGGACGGTTTTGGTCATTTGCCAAAGATAAAACCGTTGGAACTTGTTCAGTTACTTTCGCTGAACGACTTGGCTGCGCATGCGCATTGTATTTATTGCTCCAAAATGTCATTTGTTGTTTGTGCAAATGGTTTGTTTGATGTATTGtagatgttttaaaattttgattcattttGGTTACTAAATGTGTACGTACTGAACACAAGCGTTGTTTTGCTTCAGCGTTTCAAAATCGTTATAATTTCAGTGTAGCGGATTTCTTGATGACAATCGGACACTGCTTAATGACGCCAATTGCTGTCGCATCCATCAAAGTACGAGCTGGCATGTAGTATAATATACAATTGTATTTATAagtgcatgtatatatatatgtatatacatacatgcgtgcATACTCACCGGTCTAAGCCAAATTTGTAACAGTGATTTTAGCTGTTAACATTTAGCGAGGGAAACTAAGCGCTCGTAATGCTATCAACAAAATATGTGCAGCATAACAAAAGAAAAGTTGTAAAACGTGTTGAAATAACAGTTAACGTGAATAGATATAGACTTGTACGTAGCACATAAATATCATATCGTTTGCGTTAATTTGCTGTACTAATaagtattttattcaatttacttgcaaataaagatataaaaagTGTGGAGTATAATTACGTTGGAACAACAGCAACTTTCTCATCATTCATGCAGCTGGTTGACAATTGTAGCACAAATAATTACAAACGTTTTTATGTGTCTCGGAAGCGCACACGggtacacataagtatgtacaataaatcaatttatgtatttgtaacgATAAATATATCTTCACTCATTTGTAATATTtgcggaaaatatttaaataattgaatttacatTTAATAGTTTTGTTAATTAATAATCTTTAcacttgtgtatatacttttttaaaaagagCGTgacttacttatgtacatatgttgtatgGAGTATCCAACATTGGCGTTCATATGTTAACTCGATACTTTTTCATAggcttatatttaaaatatgtggaAAAAACACTTCTGTTCATTTGTTCAAAGTTTTCCATTAATTAGGTGCAACATTTAATGATGGAAGTGTAAAGTTGTCTCAGATAAGAAAGTTGAGACTTTGAGACTTTTTGGGGATTTATGAGCTTAGTCTCGAAACGACACTGTTAGATCAAAGTTAAAAGATTAGAACAAATagttggtaataaaaataaaaagaaaatgaactACTTTTGCAAAACATTTCAGTATATTATTactgcaaatatgtacatatgtatttataaacgtATAGCAAATATTAACCTTGTCTGCGGTGGTTTCGGCTGTATCACAGTAATATTACCCAAAAAACATCTTCGaactaaaaatacaaatttactaattgtttacatatacatacatacatatatacataaatatattggaataagcatatacatatttaagtacatTGATTTGATATATTGAAGTAAAgccacaaatattaaataatatatcgTACACTTACTGCGGTCGCATAGCGTATACTTAGCAGCGGGTGCATGCGTCAATTATAATGATCAGTTCCAGCGTTTTCTGTCTGTTAATTTGTATACAGTTATGTAACAGCCCACACCATTGTTAATCATCTTCACTTTCCATTCCCAGCATCTACCaacaaaacaagtaaaattgaaaaaaattacgtctAAATCGAAATcgatataaattatttttcacccCAACGTCAACAAATCATTTCGCCATGCATTGTGCTTATTACACCTCTTTCACACGCTCTTTGCCCACCGTGTGCAGCCGcattataacatacatacatatgtataataattattttttccattttcacaattaatTCAATTAGTAATTATATAGTTAGCATAAAAAAGTCATGGTTTGGCTATTATATAGGAACTCGTCTTGGTTGATTTTAACTTACACCTGTCCAATTCCCAATTGTCAAATAAGAAACGCTTTCCGTTTCAATGCTCTGCTTTATAATGTCTTCGCTAAataagaaattgttaaaaatgtcGCGTACAAggtgaaattttttgaataaaagcgCAGAGCCGTCAGTACGTTGGATTACCCAGCAGACAATTTGGATTTAGAAGAAGTTAGAAACTTTCTTTCAATTACGAAAAACGAATTGTAAACATATAACCGCACCTGAGAATTAAAATAATAGAGAAGGCGTAAATATTAGTTAAGACAACAATAACACTACGAGAGAAGACATTACCATTAAAGATTTTTCGATTGAGTATAATCTGCTAACTAACATTTGTGCTCCCTCCATTCTTAAAAGTCTATTTCTGAACGgttaaattagttttaataatttaaattaattttatgactGATGGTCGTGGAGTTAATGTTGGATGTGGCTTCTTAAAATTCTCTATGATTAAAAGATCTTTAATCTTGAAACTATTTTTCATCGAAGGCGCCGATGTAAAAGGCCTTGTCTAAAGCAGATAATACCTGGGACGCAGTGCCGATGGATATTCTATAGCTTAGAAAAAGGTTAATGGATGTAGctggaaattaaaatttcgcactTAAGGGAACTACTACATCAACAAAAGCACaacccaatgaaaaagaaattatttgtatGATTTCTTAGCAATGTTTCTAATGTGATGTTAAAAATGGTGATTTGtgtgtcaaaaaattaatttcgggAAATTAAACTATTTGAAAACAGTTACCATTTTGGGCTAAGAGAAGgtgtaataaattgaattatatatcTAGATTTGCATTTGCAAAGAACGAAAAACTCGaagttcaaaattaaaacaacctcgttaaaatttctaaagttacatatataaattttaatttttttatattctaaactgggtatattaagtttgcctcgtaacacccagaagaaagccTCGGtgctctataaaatatatatataagctgATTTAGCTACGATCgtctgcctgtccgtccgtttgtatatatgtacatagttcttcagtttttgagttagTTTACTTtatgcaaaagtttttcattagATAAGATAACTTCATTTCGTACGGATTACTATATAAAACAATGCCAcgatctctgaagaaattgttgagacagtaccactataacatatatctgccatgcaaactgaaagttcaaaatcaagttcttctaaggaaataaattttattcgacaagatatctccacaaaatttggaatggattattttccaaagtatTACtataatatttgattaaatttattagatcggactactatagcatatagcttcttTGGagaagggtattctagcttcggtCCAGCcgaagtttacattttttcttgttttaaagttCCTATGGGGGAGagttgtttcaaaaatatttcgtttcagaAATGTTTGTATTCACTATGTTATGGTTCAGTTTTGTCAGTAAGGACAAAACGAACCCTCATCTCTAACTTacgtattttcaatttaaattttattaaaccttTAAGACCTAAGTTAAAAAACATCAGCATTCTCGAAACGTTTATCATGATATCCGGACTTTTAAAATATGGCAAAATACACTGGGAGGTTTCTGTATACAATTAATTCACACTGCCTTTAAGTATTAGTTCGTTGTTAAAGAGGTGATCAGAAGATCCGATTAAAGTATACTGAGCTAGCTTTAAATCTACTTCTTCCAGCTATacttggaaaaaattataatgactATTGTATTACAGGTTAAATGAGTATTTAACTTTGGAGCAACAATCAACATTGGCTAGTAGGTCGCTTATTGGTCGAAAGCGGGGTGGAAAAGTTGTCTGCCCTTTCCAAGTCCCGCTATAGCCATCGTTACACTCATTGTGTTCCAATAAGAGTTTATTATGTAAATCTTTTTGTCATAGAATCAGTTTTTCTCAGAACTTCCTTAAAGGAATTCAtttctaacaaaaaaatttattgcgcACTTTGTACGCAACATTGTTTGCAATAAGCTGTTTGTAGGTTTTTTCTGTCATGCAAAAGATGTTGACTTAAGATTGTCAGCTTAAAAGGAAGGgtttaaaattcacatatttctaCGAAAATGTTATATTCATTTGTAAGGAGTACTTGCAATTTTTATCTCTACTCAGGTACTTAAATATCAGTCATTGTCTCCTTATTAAGctacttaaataaaatgttccattattattattattactattattaagCGATTACGTATGTAAGTCTGGCTTTTTGATATGTTTAGTtgaaaaataacacaaattaatttaaaggcACGGTCGCGCTATCAAGGCAAACAGAATGGGAAAATGAAGCGCGAGAAATTTTCAGCTTcatcacacacatacttatttatacacctgtacatatacatatacaagcgcatgtgtgcgtgtggatATAACCGCGAAGAAATTCGTATAGCATGAAATGCAATGGTGTGTGTGGTAAAAGAAGAAAACACAGTTCCTGTGGCAGAGAAAGAGCGCAAGCACAAAAACCTGCTAAGTCAAGCAAGCGACCAAATCATTAAGCTGGGGGACTGCTCGCTAGCAACGCCAAGCAGCTGTTGGACAAGAACTGGCTCCAAATCACAGGCGAACGCTTAAGAAATCGTAAAAGATATTTTAACCGTCAGTCTAAGGTGAGCGCTCGACTAGTTCGGTTCGTGTATTGTAAAGCAAACGCTCGTTATTGCCATTCGCTGATCGCTGCTGTCGTTCCTTACGCGTTTCAAACGGAATTccgcttaaaatttttaccattaacCCAAACCTTGGCTCAAAAGAGAAACGTTACatgcataaaaataaacatataattaaGAATTCCAAAAagtcacacacatgcacacgtaCATATGATTATAGTGATCGATAAGTGAAAAGTGAATTGAGATTTCTTTTTATGTAAATGTGCacattttttgaattgtttatatttataacataaagGCAATTTGAGAAAAGCATTCGTGGAGAGCTGCCCCTTCGGTTGTGACTTTGTGTTCTGTCTTCTTGGAAATAACTATCTGCTGTACAACAAATACGCGCATTACCCAAAATGGCATACCGGTGCTTTTGGAGAAGCATAACCAATGTAAGTGACCCCATTAAAAAACGAACAGGGAGAAAATCGTGTAGAAAATGGATGTTGTTGATTCTCTGCTCACTGCTTATTGCTCATTGCAACAGCATGTTGGTGTTGTATTGGTGCATGGCTATGGTATTATGGCCATGAACGTCTTGAATTCTGTTGCTGCTGTTCCCGACTTCGGTTTCTTCTTCGGTGGCAAACCAGTATCGCCTTGTACAATTTGGTCTGCTTactgttttatttatgtattatgcATCTCTACATATGAGTGTAgattaatacatatttaggcAACTATGCGGGATTTTGTATGTTAAAAAAGTCAGCTTCACAAAAAGCTCTTCAAAGGATCCACATTGTCTATATGAATAAGAAACATCGCAGAAATATGCTCTGAAGTACTGTTCAGAAATCACTTTATTTACAcacatgtacttatatacatacatacgtgcatattGATGGTGGCACGACTCATGTATTTAAGTTTCCAACGCTTTTTTTAAAAGCAGGTGAAGTtggtttctgttttttttttctttggttgCCTGGCCACTTAGTTCCCTAACAATTCTGTGAGCAATTTGCGGTTtacgcataaaaatattaattaagaaatttaatCTTTAAAGAGCTctctttatactcttgcaaaatgttgctacagagtataatagttttgttcatctaacggttgtgCGTTTCGCCTAAAATGAATCGAGGTATATAGGGTtatatgatcaggatgacgcGACGATCGTAGCAGTAAGGGTCTCCTGTGgccaaacaattttgaaaaagggTGCCAATCTCGCCCTCTAATACATAAGTTTAATGTCCATATCTCCTAAACTgctaaagctacaacaaacaACCTgagcgcaaatattataagaattaCTGACAGTGTGAAATGAATGAATCGGAAGCTAACCCCGCTACCTCCCCACATAACGGTACTTTTagaactactaaaagcgcaataaatcaataactaaatatttcagagacattaaattttacctccgaaaCGGTATGAGAGGAATTTATAGGAGCTAGTgcgaaaattggacgatgggcgtggtaCCGAACGATtttgactaaatttagtacataGTATTATTCCCATATTCCCACAGGGcaaaaatgggcaaaatcggactacaacccggcctactttccatatagcacaattttaattccatttgattccAGTACACAAAACAGGAAGTAATTAATATAGcgggataaaattttgcactaataactcctttaaagtatgccaccttatgccCAAAAATTGCTCCAATTCAACCAAAACTATTTAAGCTCCTAGGTgtcgaatatgtggaccccagtcagagcgaatcctttcctgacaatagtaactttttgtatcaaaaatggattgaatagGGTCAATACTTTGAGccaccatatacctaatataaagattttcgaactttcaggCACAAGTATATATCGGCTAATATTTgggttatctcaatgaaaattacagaccttggtttactcataacagtgtatctttgtgcctaaaatggctATCTTTCggtgaaaacttgacctagctcccatataactaatatcaggattttcttACCTACGGCTGACTTTACGTAACTGATTATGTGTAAGATCCCTTGATGAAAtctaggaaatattttttagtatacgGCATGATAAGATTTAATGGATTAAATCGGGACGACACTatcccaactcccatatactacatataatgattatcgtttttctaataaactttatgccgaatatgtcggtcagtttatgagttatatagatatgtatatataaaattacttgGATTCTGAGGCTCTGGTTGACGTTTCACATCGTAGgcatttccctggctttgattcttgcaacttGTAAGAGTATAACTTAGGCCTTACTTACCTGTTTTAATTTACGAAGATAGAAATTTCGGTCTGACTGTCTATcggtataaatattattatttttggttttaaggTTCAAAGCATAATTTTAAGCTAAAAAGGGTATACATCAGCAGAATGCTACTCGCTGAAGGATGAGCTGCCAaagcttttttaaaacaaatgttgTATGGCAATCTGAGCTATATATACACCATAAGTTTATTATAAACGATTGTCAATAACGGAGAATATCGAATCTAAGCTTCTTCACTAATGCAATTTTCGAAAGACTTTTCACAGAACAAATGcgataatattacaaataaattttaaacaataatcaTAATAGAAGAATAACTTCGCAAAGTGAAATTTCATACGTTGCTGTTTCCAATTGAATTCACTCAAAATATACTGCTTTATTGAAATAATCTCAATGCGGATAATGAGAATAttatcacacatacatatttgtgcgtACACCCATATGATGAGCGAGATAATTATTCGAATGATTCATTTCGAATAAATCTGATTGCGAGGAGAGTAAGAAACTAGGTTAAGCATATTCACGGAGAAAGAGTCATTTCCATAGCCAGCAGTCGAATTAACagatttacatacacatacaaatatacatacatttactgtAATTACAtacgatattataaaaaaaaatattaaaatattcaagcGTAGTGGCGTGAAGCCCAACCCATTAACAGCGTCTTTCGAGTGTTTTTAGgtgaaaaaatacgtattttggGTCAAACATTTTTGGCGCTG
This genomic stretch from Bactrocera dorsalis isolate Fly_Bdor chromosome 5, ASM2337382v1, whole genome shotgun sequence harbors:
- the LOC105232633 gene encoding nucleolar protein dao-5 isoform X3, coding for MATNEQLISALVLEYLKKRDKNLAKVFQQKTNAGTVGKGFPKLEQIIESYQQSNKKKVPVIKSIAGDSSDEESSSEEETATPQTKKSNVALTNGKAVASKGKAKESSSDDSSEEEAAPVVKKPESKAKKDESSSEDSSDDDEKPAVKNNVSKPVTQQSKESSSSEDSSDDEPQVKAPAKPVATNKVQQKQKQESSSEESDSEEETKPSKTPVVKNVAKKDDTEDSSDDSDSEEEKAKPAQKPVPAKAVAAQKKDDSDSSSEESEEDGKPTKVVPAKAKAGVKAASSSDSDSDSEEEKPKVAAAKKTVVKAAVTKKADSSSEDSSDEDSKPAAKKVAAKKESSSEDSSSDEETPAVLPAVKKNVVPAKTKKDSSSSEDSSSDDEEPPAKKAAPAKAAAPTKKKDSSSDDSSSDDEPPAKKKAVGAVKAVAVSKKAESSSDDSDSDDSEDEKAKPKPKVLAPAKAQKKEESSSDDDDDDEDEDEEEKPKPKVGEKRKFDDSAAGKNQSNNKYNNFVKSGEGKPQPKGFASTPNFNGNAKFNDQRKSNGEVRKNTPFRRVREEEVEIDERVKDMSFEAKRNASGSWGDRANKDLKYTRGKSFKHEKTKKKRGSYRGGQIDMGVNSIKFD
- the LOC105232633 gene encoding uncharacterized protein LOC105232633 isoform X1; protein product: MATNEQLISALVLEYLKKRDKNLAKVFQQKTNAGTVGKGFPKLEQIIESYQQSNKKKVPVIKSIAGDSSDEESSSEEETATPQTKKSNVALTNGKAVASKGKAKESSSDDSSEEEAAPVVKKPESKAKKDESSSEDSSDDDEKPAVKNNVSKPVTQQSKESSSSEDSSDDEPQVKAPAKPVATNKVQQKQKQESSSEESDSEEETKPSKTPVVKNVAKKDDTEDSSDDSDSEEEKAKPAQKPVPAKAVAAQKKDDSDSSSEESEEDGKPTKVVPAKAKAGVKAASSSDSDSDSEEEKPKVAAAKKTVVKAAVTKKADSSSEDSSDEDSKPAAKKVAAKKESSSEDSSSDEETPAVLPAVKKNVVPAKTKKDSSSSEDSSSDDEEPPAKKAAPAKAAAPTKKKDSSSDDSSSDDEPPAKKKAVGAVKAVAVSKKAESSSDDSDSDDSEDEKAKPKPKVLAPAKAQKKEESSSDDDDDDEDEDEEEKPKPKVGEKRKFDDSAAGKNQSNNKYNNFVKSGEGKSEGGDFNNRRGGGGGFGGRGGGRGGRGGGAGGDGNGGFQKFGDRKSFGGFENGGGGRGRGGRGGGGDRGRGGFGGGDRGRGGFGGGDRGRGGFGGGDRGRGGFGGRGRGFGRGNFGGANKPFNKSFDSSGSNKKITFDD
- the LOC105232633 gene encoding nucleolar protein dao-5 isoform X2; the encoded protein is MATNEQLISALVLEYLKKRDKNLAKVFQQKTNAGTVGKGFPKLEQIIESYQQSNKKKVPVIKSIAGDSSDEESSSEEETATPQTKKSNVALTNGKAVASKGKAKESSSDDSSEEEAAPVVKKPESKAKKDESSSEDSSDDDEKPAVKNNVSKPVTQQSKESSSSEDSSDDEPQVKAPAKPVATNKVQQKQKQESSSEESDSEEETKPSKTPVVKNVAKKDDTEDSSDDSDSEEEKAKPAQKPVPAKAVAAQKKDDSDSSSEESEEDGKPTKVVPAKAKAGVKAASSSDSDSDSEEEKPKVAAAKKTVVKAAVTKKADSSSEDSSDEDSKPAAKKVAAKKESSSEDSSSDEETPAVLPAVKKNVVPAKTKKDSSSSEDSSSDDEEPPAKKAAPAKAAAPTKKKDSSSDDSSSDDEPPAKKKAVGAVKAVAVSKKAESSSDDSDSDDSEDEKAKPKPKVLAPAKAQKKEESSSDDDDDDEDEDEEEKPKPKVGEKRKFDDSAAGKNQSNNKYNNFVKSGEGKSEGGDFNNRRGGGGGFGGRGGGRGGRGGGAGGDGNGGFQKFGDRKSFGGFENGGGGRGRGGRGGGGDRGRGGFGGGDRGRGGFGGGDRGRGGFGGRGRGFGRGNFGGANKPFNKSFDSSGSNKKITFDD